One region of Streptomyces sp. CG4 genomic DNA includes:
- a CDS encoding SsgA family sporulation/cell division regulator — protein MDAITVEESAQARLITADDEEIPVSATLRYSTDDPLAVFVDFPAEAALEGEEVSWVFARSLLDQGLRAPAGHGDVQIWPYGRTRTVLEFHSPHGLALLQFPASALRRFLLRTYAAVPVGQEDLSGVVERGLSALFGGV, from the coding sequence ATGGATGCCATCACTGTCGAAGAGTCCGCCCAGGCCCGGCTGATCACCGCCGACGACGAGGAGATCCCCGTGTCGGCCACGCTGCGGTACTCCACGGACGACCCCCTGGCCGTCTTCGTGGATTTTCCCGCCGAGGCCGCTCTGGAGGGCGAGGAGGTCAGCTGGGTCTTCGCGCGCTCCCTGCTGGACCAGGGGCTGCGGGCCCCGGCCGGCCACGGGGACGTGCAGATCTGGCCGTACGGGCGTACGCGGACGGTGCTGGAGTTCCACTCGCCGCACGGCCTGGCCCTGCTCCAGTTCCCCGCGTCCGCGCTGCGCCGCTTCCTGCTGCGCACCTACGCGGCGGTGCCCGTCGGACAGGAGGATCTGTCGGGGGTGGTGGAGCGCGGCTTGAGCGCCCTGTTCGGCGGGGTGTGA